ATCGTGCGCAGCGAGTCCGAGAGACGCGGCGAGGCGACGATCCGAACTCCGCGCACACAGCGGCACGATCCGCACCGACATCCGGTCGCACGCCGCCACGAGCTCCGCGGTGAGCGCTGCGGGACGCCCCTCGACGATGAGCAGGTCGGCGCGGGACAGCTCCGCCAGAAGCTCGGCGGCCTCCGGGGCGGACATCGCGTCGAGTGCGGCGCTGGCCGGAGCGGATGCCGCGACCACCGTCCGGACATCGGCGTCCTCCTGTCGCAGGCGCTGAGCGAGGTCCTCCCCACGTCGCCCGTCGACCGCGACGACGACCCTCACTGCGACTCCCCCGTGACGGGGACAACCGACAAGCTCGATTCGTCGGTGAGGGCTGCCAGGGTCGCAGCGACGTCGGAGCGGGGGATGACGATCTCCAGCGACACGTCCTTCCCCGACACCACGGCATCGTCGCGGGTGATGGTGACGACGGTCGCCGACGGCACCAGGATGCGCGGCTCACCGAGCTTGCCGTCCTCCTCCGCCGGTGCCGCCCACACCTCGACGAGGGATCCGGGAGAGATCGCCGCCGACACATCGCCCGCCGTGCGGATCACCACACTCGTCGTCGTCGCGGCATCCGCGTCGTCAACCGCCGCCTGAGGCAGGAGTTCGCCCTCGAAGACCGTGCGCGTCGCGATCACGCCGGGCTCGAGGGATGCCGGGGACACGTACGTCTCGCCGGCGGCGCCCAGCGCCACGTCGACCACCCTCAGATCCTCGGCCGTCACGGTCTGTCCGGGCACGATCGTCCGCGCGGCAGCGAACACGGGCGCGGTCTGGCGGGCGGAGGCGACGACGAGCCAGACGCCCGCGACGGAGGCGATGATGAGCGCGATCCCCAGCAGGAACCGCGCGTCGGCCCAGAACGCGCGAGGCGCGGGCCGGACGGTGTCGGGAGTGGTCATGACGTCATGCTGACCGAGCCCCGTCGCTGGTGGCGGGGATTATCCACAGGCCGCCCGCACTCGAGATGCGAGCCCCCATCGGGCCCATAATGGCCTCATGCCCGATGGAATGCCTGCGCGTATGCTCACGCCTGCCCAGGTTGCGGAAATGCTGCAGCTGGAGGTCGACGAGGTCGTCGCCCTTGCGCTCGACGGCCGTCTGCGCGGAGCTCGGCTGGGCTCGCCGGCATCGTGGCGAATCGAGGCGGCAAGCGTCGAGGACTACCTCGACGACCAGGCTGAGGACGCACGCCTGCACGCGCTGTGGCGTGAATCGAACGCCGCCAGCTTCCCCGAACTGTGGGGGCGGGGCCGCCGCGGCGGCGAGTAACGACGCGGCACCCTCCTCACGCGAACGCGACCGGTGACTCCAGCCGGATCCCGGCGAGCGCCGTGAAGGGGACGAGGCGGTGCCCCATCACGAGGTCGGCGCGTCGCGGCGTTCCACGATCGTGCAGAGCGAGGTCGAGGTGATCGGATGCCGCCCGGTCGATCGTGCCGCTGTACTCGCGGCCGTCCGTGGAGTGCAGCGTCACCGGTACGCGGCGCCGCGCGAGATCACGGAGGACGAATCCCAGCGTCATCCGCTCGCGAAGCCGGCTGGGCGTCGCGCCGCGGGCGCTGCGGAGCAGATCGGCGTGCGATGGGCCGAGAGCGACCACGGCTGCCAGCGGCACGAGGAGCGCACCGCGTGGAGCACCGTCGTCCACCGCAAGCCAGTCGGGTCCCGCAGCGATCGGCGTCCCATCGACGGATGAGCCGCCGGCGAGGTCGACGGTGACGGGCCCGTCGACACGATCGGCCAGAGCACTCAGGCGCTCGAAGAGGGACAGGCGCGCGAGGCGCAGCCGTTCGGCTTCCGTGTCGAGGGCAGCACGCTCGGCCTCCCATTCGGAGTCGAGTTGGTCCTCGAGGTCTTCGAAGAATCGGTCCCAGCGCACGCACGTGACAGTAGAGGACCGGGATGCCGACCGCCGTCTTTGTCCACAGGTTGGAGTATTCTCATCCACCCCCGCACGCAGGTGTGCTGTACTCATGCCGTTCACCGCTCCGTAGACACCTGTCGCCCGAGAGGAATCGACATGGCCCTCGCCGTAGACGAAGACCGCCGCATCCCGCGTTCGGGAAGCTCCCTCGAGGTCGCAGAGTACTTCGCGCCGCAACGCACCTCCTCGAGCGACCTCCCCGACGCGCTCCCCCTCGTCAAGAACCTCACGATCGGGGTGTTGGAGGTGCTGGCCGGCGTCCGGGATGTGGACCAGCTCGCACGCTGGCTCGGCGAAGACGCCTACCGGGCGCTCGTGACGCGAGCGAATCTCTCGGCTCGCGCACGAAGCGCGCGCGGCGTCGCGGCGGTCCGCCCGGCCCACCGCATCCTGTCGGAGCGCACCTGCGAGCCAGCGGACGGCGTGCTCGAAGCGGTCGTCGTGGTGAGTGGGCCCGCGCGGACCCGTGCGGTGGCGATGCGGCTCGAAGGCTGGGACGGTCGCTGGCGGGCGACCTCTCTCGCCCTGCTCTGACCCGGCCTACTGGCGGTAGGACGCGAGGAAGTTGCCCAGCCGCTCGATCGCTTCGCTGAGCACTCGGGCCTCGGGGAGGGTGACGATCCGGAAGTGATCCGGTGTCGGCCAGTTGAAGCCCGTCCCCTGTACCAGGAGGACGTGCTCGGCAACGAGGAAGTCGTACACGAACTTGGCGTCGTCGTGGATGTCATGAACCTCGGGGTCCAGCCGGGGGAACGCGTAGAGGGCGCCTTGCGGCTTGACGCAGCTGACGCCGGGGATCGCCGTGAGTCCCTCCCACGCCGCATCCCGCTGCTCGTGAAGACGGCCGGTGGGCGCGATGAGTGCGTCGATCGACTGCACGCCCGACAGCGCCGCCTGCACCGCGAACTGCGCGGGGACGTTCGGGCACAGCCGGGTCGACGCGAGCAGCTGGATGCCTTCCAGGAAACCGGCCGCATGCTTCTTCGGCCCCGTGATGACCATCCAGCCCGAGCGGTACCCGGCCACCCGGTAGGTCTTCGAGAGGCCGTTGTAGGTGAGGCAGAGGAGGTCGGGGGCGAGCGTCGCGAGCGGGATGTGCTGCGCGCCGTCGAAGAGGATGCGGTCGTAGATCTCGTCTGATAGAAGAAGCAGCTCGTGCTCGCGGGCGATCTCGACGATCCCCTGCAGGATCTCGCGCGTGTAGACGGCACCCGTCGGGTTGTTGGGGTTGATGACGACGATCGCCTTGGTGCGGGGTGTCACCTTTGCACGGATGTCGTCGAGGTCGGGCTGCCAGCCGTTCTCCCCGTCGGCGAGGTAGTGCACCGGCGTTCCGCCGGCGAGGCTCGTCATCGCCGTCCAGAGCGGGTAGTCCGGTGCCGGGATGAGGACCTCGTCCCCCTCGTCGAGGAGGGCCTGCATCGTCATCGTGATGAGCTCGGAGACGCCGTTGCCGAGATAGACGTCGTCAGGATCGAACTTGGGGAAGCCGGGCTCCTCCTCGTAGCGCGAGACGATCGCGCGGCGCGCGGACATGATGCCGCGGGAGTCCGAGTAGCCGTGCGCCTGGGGCACCGCCTCGATCATGTCGCGCACGATCTGGAACGGCGCCTGGAACCCGAAGATGGCCGGGTTGCCGGTGTTCAGCTTGAGGATCGTGTGACCCTCGTCCTCGAGCCGGTCGGCCTCCACCAGGGCTGCCCCGCGGATCTCGTAGAGGACGTCCTTGAGCTTGGATGACTGGTCGAGGGTGCGCGGGGTCATCGGTTCAGAATAGCGGGGGCCGACGGGGCCAATGACGGGTCGGTGGACCGCCCCGGCGCCCGTCGGCGCAGCCGTCTACTTCTTCTTGCCGGACGCCCGCCGCTGCGCACGGTTTCCCGCGTCGGCCGGTGCGGATGCGGCATCCACCTGCTGTCCGAACGCGCCTCGGGGGGCGTCGGCGGGAGCTTCCTGCTCGGCCTCGCGCTGGCGGGCCTTGCTGGTCGCGGCCTGCTGCACCTGACCCCGCTCATTCCGGACCTCGACTTCGCCGGCATCGTTGGGCGCCGTGTACTGCAGGTTCTGCACGTCGATCTCCGGCGAGGCGAGCCCCTTGGCCTCGATGTCGCCGCTCTCGGTCTGCCGAACCTCGACCTCGAGGTTGAAGAGGAACCCGACGGACTCCTCCTTGATCTGCGCCATCATCGACTGGAACATCTGGTACCCCTCGCGCTGGTACTCGATGAGCGGGTCGCGCTGGGCCATAGCGCGCAGGCCGATGCCGTCCTTCAGGTAGTCCATCTCGTAGAGGTGGTCGCGCCAGCGGCGGTCGAGCACCTGCAGCACCACGCGTCGCTCGAGTTCGCGCGTCGCAGCCTCGCCGAGCTTCTCCTCGCGCGAGCGGTAGGCGATCTTGGCGTCCGACAGGAGCTCGCGCTTGAGCAGCTCAGGGGTCACCTTGCCCTTGGCGCCGCTCTCGGCCACGACCTCGTCGATCGTGACGCCCACAGGGTAGAGCGTCTTCAGCTCGGCCCACATGGCGTCGAAGTCCCAGCTCTCGTTGTGCCCGGAGCCGGTGTGCTCGTCGATGATCGCGCCGATGGCGTCCTCGATGAAGTGCTCGACACGCGACGAGAGATCATCGCCCTCGAGCATCTGGCGCCGGTCGTGGTAGATCGCCTCGCGCTGGCGGTTCAAGACGTCGTCGTACTTGAGGACGTTCTTTCGGATCTCCGCGTTGCGCGCCTCGACCTGCGACTGGGCGCTCTTGATCGCCCGCGAGACCATGGTCGATTCGATGGCGACGTCGTCGGGGAAGTTCGTCCGCGCGAGGATCGCCTCGGCCGCGCCCGACTGGAACAGTCGCATGAGGTCGTCGGTGAGCGACAGATAGAAGCGGCTCTCGCCGGGGTCGCCCTGACGACCCGAGCGACCGCGCAGCTGGTTGTCGATACGACGCGATTCGTGGCGTTCCGTGCCGAGGACGTACAGACCGCCCGCCGCGACGACGCGGTCGGCCTCCTCCTGCACCTTCTCCTTGACGGCCGCGTACACCTCTTCCCAGGCGGCTTCGTACTCGTCGGGTGTCTCGACGGGGTCGAGACCCTTCGCCTTCATCTCCGAGACCGCGAGGAACTCGGCGTTTCCGCCGAGCATGATGTCGGTTCCACGACCGGCCATGTTGGTGGCGACCGTCACGGCACCGTATCGACCGGCGCGCGCGACGATCTCGGCTTCGCGAGCGTGGTTCTTCGCGTTCAGGACCTCGTGCTTGATGCCCTTCTTGGCGAGGAGCTTCGAGAGGTATTCGCTCTTCTCGACGCTGACCGTTCCCACCAGCACCGGCTGACCGGACTCGTGGCGCTCGGCGATGTCCTCGACCACCTGCGCGAACTTCGCCTGCTCGTTCTTGTAGACGAGGTCGGACTGGTCCTTGCGGATCATCGGCTTGTTCGTCGGGATGGGAACCACGCCGAGCTTGTACGTCGACATGAACTCGGCCGCTTCGGTCTCGGCGGTACCCGTCATGCCCGCGAGCTTGTCGTAGAGACGGAAGTAGTTCTGCAGGGTCACGGTGGCGAGGGTCTGGTTCTCGGCCTTCACCGCGACACCCTCCTTGGCCTCGATCGCCTGGTGGATGCCCTCGTTGTAACGACGACCGACCAGGATGCGGCCGGTGTGCTCGTCGACGATCATGACCTCGCCGTTCATCACGACGTAGTCGGTGTCGCGCTTGAACAGGGCGAGCGCCTTGATCGAGTTGTTGAGGAAGGAGATGAGAGGGGTGTTCGCCGACTCGTAAAGGTTGTCGATGCCGAGGTAGTCCTCGACCTTCTCGATGCCGGGCTCGAGCACGCCGATCGTGCGCTTCTTCTCGTCGACCTCGAAGTCGACGCCCGCTTCGAGGGTGCGCGCGATCTTCGCGAACTCGGTGAACCAGCGGTTCGCCTCGCCCGACGACGGGCCCGAGATGATGAGCGGCGTTCGGGCCTCGTCGATGAGGATCGAGTCGACCTCGTCGACGATGCAGTAGAAGTGACCGCGCTGGACGAGGTCATCACTGCGCCACGCCATGTTGTCGCGCAGGTAGTCGAAGCCGAACTCGTTGTTCGTGCCGTAAGTGATGTCGGCCTCGTACTGCTGGCGACGCACCTCGGGGTTCTGCCCCGAGACGACGGTTCCCGTCGTCATGCCGAGGGCGCGGAAGACACGACCCATGAGCTCGGACTGGTACGACGCGAGATAGTCGTTCACCGTGATGACGTGGACGCCCTTGCCGGCGATCGCGTTGAGGTAGGCGGGGAGAGCAGCGGTCAGGGTCTTGCCCTCACCGGTCTTCATCTCGGCGATGTTGCCGAGGTGGAGGGCGGCGCCGCCCATGACCTGCACGTCATACGGACGCTGGCCGAGCGTGCGGCTGGCGGCTTCTCGCACGGCGGCGAATGCTTCGGGCATGAGCTTGTCGAGCGTCTCGCCGGCCTCGTAGCGGGCGCGCAGCTCGGCGGTCTCGCCGCGCAACTCCTCGTCGGTGAGGTGCGCGTAGTCCTCTTCGAGGGCCGACACGGCCTTCACGACCTGCTGCAGCCTGCGCAGAACGCGGCCTTCACCGGCACGAAGCAGTTTCTCGAAGGGGTTCGCCACGGAGGATCTCCATCTGTCGGTTCGCCACCCCGACGAGCGATGTCGGGATGTCGGTGCGCGGGACGCGCAGACATACACCGCCATGTTATCGGCCCGTGACCTACGAGGTTGCTGGAGACGCTCGGCATCCCCCGCCCGGAGTCGACCTGCGGCATCCCTCGGCCCGTAAGATCGGCGCATGGCGGGTTTCTGGGGCAGACGAAAGCGCGAAGACGCGGAGATCGAGGCACAGGATGCCGAGCTCAGCCGGAAGGCGGGAGCGGCACTCGTGTCGGCAGACGAGCGGATCCGGGTGACGGACGACGAGCTCGCCTACGCCGAGATCGAACTCGGACGAGACGCGACGAAGGACCTGCGCGACGCGCTGGCCGCCGTGCGCCAACACCTCGGCGAGGCGTTCCAGCTGCATCAGCTCAACCACGACGAGATCCCCGACACTCCCGAGGAGCTCCGCACCCGCAACGCACGCATCGTGCAGCTGTGCGAATGGGCCGAGGACCTGCTCGACGACCGCATGGAATCGCTCGGCGAGGCCATCGCCCGTGCGCGCCGCGCCCCTGAGATCATCGCCGGCATCCGTACCGACGTCGCGCGCCTGCGCGAACGCCTCCCGGCACTGACCGCGAGCCTGGAGCGGCTGTCGACGAGGTACTCGGATGCCGCGATGCGGACGGTCCTCGGCAACGCCGCCGAAGCGGCTCAGCTGCTCGACTTCGCCGAGCACAGCTCTGACGTGTCCGAGCGCCGCCGCGACGCGGGACAGCGCGAGCAGGCGAACCTCGCCCTCGAGACGGCGATCGAGGCATCCCGACGCGCCGGCACGCTCGTCGAAGCCGTCGACACGTTCGAGATCGAAGCGCTGCGCGCCGAGTCCACCCTCGCGGCGATCGTCGACGACTCGCGGGACGACCTGATCGTCGCCCAGCCCCTGCTGTCGACTCCTGCCGTCGCGAGCGCGGCCGCGGACCTCGAAGCCGCGCTCGGCTCGTTGACACCGGCGGGGAGCAAGCCCGATCCGTTCGCCGAGCTCACCCGACTGCGTGCCGCGAACGCGGCCCTGGATGCCGCAGTCGACAAGGCGCGCGAACGGGCCGCACGACCCGTGCCGACCGAGGATCACGTCCACCACGCGATCGATGACGCCGACCGGCAGATCGGCGTCGCACGCAGCGTCATCTCCGGCCACCGCGGCTGGATCGGTGCGGACGCACGGACCCGGCTCGCCGAAGCGGAACGAATCCGCGGCGACCTGATGCGTTTCGGGGGTCCGATCGACGAGGACGACCGGGACGAGGCGATGGGCCTCGCCCGCCGGGCGGCGCATTTGGCCGGCGAAGCGCTTCAGCTCGCTCAGCGGGACATCGATTCGTCCCGCCCCGACGACTGGGGCAACGGCGGGTACGGCGGTCGCGGTGGCATGGGCGGCGGGATGGGCGGCGGCAGCCTCGCCGGTGGCCTGCTCGGCGGCCTCGTCATCGGTGGCCTCCTCGACGGCATGTTCGACTGATGCCCGCGCTCGACGAAGCGGTCGCCGTCTCGCAGGACTGGGACGTGCCGCACGCCTCCGTCGCTGTCGTGAGCGCGGACGGCCGGACCGCGGCATCCGCGGGCGATCAGGATCGCGTGTACCGTCTCGCATCGGTGACGAAACTCCTCAGCGCCTACGCGGCGCTCGTCGCAGTCGAAGAGGGTGCGCTCGCGCTCGACCAGCCCGCCGGCCCGCCGGGCGCCACCGTCGAGCATCTCCTCGCGCACACCGCCGGCTACGACTTCTCGACGTCTGCCCTCCGGGCCGCTCCCGGCGAGCGCCGGTTGTACTCGAACACGGGGTTCGAGGTGCTCGCCGACCTGCTGGAATCCGAGACCGGCATCGCCTTCGACGCGTACGCGCACGAGGCGGTGTTCGCCCCCCTTGCCATGGCGTCGACGACGATCGGCGACTCCGCCGCGGCCGGGGGATCGTCCTCGGCCGCCGACCTGGCGCGCTTCGCCGCCGAATTGCAGGAGCCCCGGCTGCTCGACCCGGCGACCTTGACGCGAGCCACGGGAGTGTCCTTCCCGGGACGCCGCGGCATCCTGCCGGGATTCGGCCAGCAGCCGGAGAACGACTGGGGGCTCGGGCTCGAGATCCGCGGCACCAAGAGCCCGCACTGGACGGGTGCGCACAACTCCCCCGAGACGTTCGGACACTTCGGACAGTCGGGGACGTTCCTCTGGGTCGACCCGCGCGCCGGGGCCGCTCTCGTCGCCCTGACCGATCGCCCGTTCGGCGCGTGGGCTGCGGAGACCTGGCCGCCCTTCAGCGACGGCGTCCTCGAGGCCCTCGCGTCGCGATGAGACGACGATGCGGAACGACGAAGGGCGGATGCCGCGCAGCATCCGCCCTTCGTCGTCTCAGGAGGTCAGGAAGCGAGCTCCGCGGGGGCGGCAGTGGTCGTGAGGGAGATCACACCGTAGTCCCAGCCCTTGCGGCGGTAGACGACGCTCGGCTGGTCGCTACGTGCGTCGATGAAGAGGAAGAAGTCGTGGCCGACCAGCTCCATCCGGTCGACGGCCTCTTCCACCGTCATCCATTCGGGGTCGAAACGCTTGGTGCGGATGACGACGGGGGTGTAGTCCTCTTCGTCCTCGGCGCCGGTCACGATCGGCACCTCCCCCGTGGCGACCGCCCGGATGACGTCGACGGATGCGGGCTGCACGTCGATGCCCTGCAGCGTGCCGGTGCCCTTTTCGAGCTTCGCGCCGCGGGGGTGGTTGCGCAGGTCGACGCGCTTCTCCTTCGCACGGCGGATCTGCTCGGCGAGCTTGGTGATCGCGACGTCGAGAGCGGCGAACTTGTCGCCGTCCACCGCCTCGGCTCTGACGAGGGGGCCCTTGCCGGTGAGGGTGACCTCGACCGTCTCGTCCTCGCGTCCACCGTTGTGGTAGACGCGGTGCGTGACCTTGATGTCGAGCCGCTGGGCTCGAGGGGCAAGGTGCTCGATTCGGGCGGACTTCTCTTCGACGACTGTGCGGAAACGATCGCTGACGCTGACGCCCACACCGACGATGTTGATTTCCATCCCTGACCTCCTTGTTCCGGTCCACCCGGTCAAGGGCGGACCGCGGTTCGCCTTGTGTCCCCCCACCGTAGTGCTGCTCCTGCGCTGTGTCACGGCCGGATCACGATGAATCCCGTTTCAGCCTCCTGGGCGATGCCGGAGGGGCGTCGCCGCGATCGTGACCGCCCCCGCGACGGCGACCCCCGCCGCGGTCAGCGCCCGCGTCGCCTCCTCGAGGGTGGCTCCCGTCGTGACGACGTCGTCCACCAGAACGACGGCGCGTCCCCGCAGACGTTCCGCCGCGCTCGGGCGTGCCCGCATCGCGCCCGCCAGGTTCGCGGCGCGACCGTCGCGGGTCAAGCTGCGCTGGTCCGCCGTCGCGCGGGCGACGCTGAGGAGTGGGAACGGCCGCCAGCCCGCCCGGCGGGCCGCGAGCACGACGGGGGCGTAGCCGCGTCGGCGCATCGACGATCGGCTGGCGGGGACGGCGACGGGGACGCCGTCGAGTCCCGCCGGCCACGCCTCTCGGAGTGCGATCCCGAGCGGCCGGGCGAGCCCGGTCCTCCCGTCCTCCTTGAACGAGCGGATGACGCGCGCCGCCACCCCGTCGAACACGAGGGCGCTCCGTACCTCGAGTCCACCGGGGAGTTGGCGGACACGCGCAGACGCGCGGAGCTGCTCCCGGCAGGGCTCGCAGAGATCGCGGTCGGCGAGGTCGCACCCGGCGCACGACACCGGGAACACGACGGCGAGCGCGTCTTCGACGGCCCGGCGCGCGCTCAGCGCGAGGGAAGAGGCGGTGGGAGGCGGCATCCGCTCAGCGTGCGTCGCCGCTCACGCGCGCGGACCTCGCGCGCGGCTGCCCGGGGACGCCCCGCCGAGCGGAGATCCTGGGGAGGAGACGGGGTCAGCCGGGGAGGCCCTGCTGCCCCGCCAGCACGCTCACGTCGGATGCGAGGACCTGCCACGACCCGCGCTGCACGTAGAGGCTGCCGTCGTCGGTGAGGAGGCTCACGCTGCCGCTCTGGTTGCCACCCGCGATCGCGACGATGCCGTCGGGGCCGCGGACCTCCGTGCCCAGGCCGCCGATCGTCTGCTCGCGCACGACACGCTGCTGACCGTCGACGAAGACGAGCGCGAGCGTCGCACCGTCGATCCACGTGAGATCCACCCCGCGGCCGCCAAGAGTGGCCACCGGAAGCGGCTCACCGAGCGAGGTCGGTACGCCGTTCTCGTCACGGATGATCCCGGCGACCCACACGGCCGATTCGCCGCCCGCTCGAACGAGCGCCGCGACCCGGGCGCCGTCGCGCGATACGCGCATCGCCGTCACCTCGGACGCTCCGACCCATCCCGACGAGATGGTCTGCGCATTGCCGTCCGGGCCGTAGGCCGCGATCGTCCCCGGCTTGTCACGGGGGACCGTCCAGATGTAGCCGAACGTGTCGATCGTGGGCGCCGTCATCCCCGCACGAGTGTCGAGTCCGACGCGAGTGCCGTCCGACGACACCCGGTAGATGGCGCCGGTCCCGGTGCGAACCGCCGCAGTGGTGCGGGCGGCATCCAGCTCGACCGCCCGCGGATCCAGGCCGTCGAAAGCCGCCGCGAAACCGGGCACCGATTCGATGTCGCGCCCCGAGAGGAATCCGAACTTCCCGTCCTGCAGCACGAGCGGGCGCGCATCGACCGCGGTCGATCGGGCGGTTCGGGCCGTTACGTCGAGCGGCTCGTCGCCGACGAGCATCTGGACATCGAGGATGCCGGCACCCGCCAGGCTCGCTTCGAGCTGGGCTTTCATGCGCGCCAATGTTTCGCGGGACAGATCGCGGATGGAGGGATCGAACGATATCTGCGCAACCCCGGACTCGACCGGCACCGACGGCTGGGTGAGGGTCGCCTCGCCCGTGAAGGCCGTTCGCACCGACCCCGCGAGCCAGGGGCTCGGCGCGCCCGACACGAGCGCCGCCGTGATGCGGGTAGCCGGGTTCGTCGACGGGAACCAGCGAACGTCGGGGATGAGGGTGCGCCAGGCGCGATCGAAGTAGGAGAGGTCGTAGCTCTGGAAGACCGAGCCGAACCGGTTCGCGTCGAGCACGATGCCGTCGGGCGCCTGGGAGATACGCCACTGCCCGCGCTCCTTGGCGAGGGAGAAGGTGAAGGGGATGCGGCCCTTCTCGGCCGGCTCGTACGATCCGGCCGAGTCGACGATCGCAACGGGCTCGACCGTGAAGACGATCTCGTTCTCGCTGGGCGCGGAGATCGCACTCTCCCCGGGCCGGTAGACGGTGACGTTCGCCTGCGGCTGCCACTTCTGCCGGAACTGCTTCGTGAGGAACTCCTGCGCGACCTCCCAATTGCCGCGAGGACCGGAGCCGGCGGCGATGAAGCCCTCGACGATCTGCTGGGGCGTGGCATCCCCCACCGGCCCATCGGGCACGTAGGAGAAGTCCGGCGGCCCCTCGACCTCGTCGATCGCCTTCCCGACGTGCACCGGGCCGCCGATGGGCAGGCCCGCGCACGCCGTCAGGACGAGCGCGAGGACGACGGCGAGCGTGGCCGCGAAGCGTCGGCGGATGATCATGTTCTCTCCTCCCGCTGCGGCAGGGTGATCGGCTGGGTCAGGCCGAGGTCGCCGAGCGCGGCGTCGTCGCGCGGATCGAGCTCGATCGGCGAGCTGCCGGACAACTGCTCCCCCACGCGACGAGGCAACGTCAGGACGAAATGGCTACCGCCGCCGAGCTCGGACCAGACCTCGAGTGTGCCGCCGTGCAGCCGCGCGTCGCCGAGGGCGATCGACAGACCCAATCCCGTCCCGCCGATCGTCCGACGGCGGGACGGGTCCGCACGCCAGAACCGGTCGAACACCCTCTCCGTGTCG
This DNA window, taken from Microbacterium sp. MM2322, encodes the following:
- a CDS encoding LpqB family beta-propeller domain-containing protein, producing the protein MIIRRRFAATLAVVLALVLTACAGLPIGGPVHVGKAIDEVEGPPDFSYVPDGPVGDATPQQIVEGFIAAGSGPRGNWEVAQEFLTKQFRQKWQPQANVTVYRPGESAISAPSENEIVFTVEPVAIVDSAGSYEPAEKGRIPFTFSLAKERGQWRISQAPDGIVLDANRFGSVFQSYDLSYFDRAWRTLIPDVRWFPSTNPATRITAALVSGAPSPWLAGSVRTAFTGEATLTQPSVPVESGVAQISFDPSIRDLSRETLARMKAQLEASLAGAGILDVQMLVGDEPLDVTARTARSTAVDARPLVLQDGKFGFLSGRDIESVPGFAAAFDGLDPRAVELDAARTTAAVRTGTGAIYRVSSDGTRVGLDTRAGMTAPTIDTFGYIWTVPRDKPGTIAAYGPDGNAQTISSGWVGASEVTAMRVSRDGARVAALVRAGGESAVWVAGIIRDENGVPTSLGEPLPVATLGGRGVDLTWIDGATLALVFVDGQQRVVREQTIGGLGTEVRGPDGIVAIAGGNQSGSVSLLTDDGSLYVQRGSWQVLASDVSVLAGQQGLPG